From the genome of Dickeya aquatica, one region includes:
- a CDS encoding methyl-accepting chemotaxis protein, with amino-acid sequence MTIVKKLAIAISIFTLALISVGGLGLQLLSQSKDRLDYVMVNTLPSLDNLVRANNALSNALNDLSLMFLTRDEQQRNTLKRTLENNLANVEKLSTAYRDGLVSDKQDLQMSNDNLKYLNDFRAAKDKLLQQAQTDNQAVEKAFSDSGYLNQAQAKLVKGFQEQYNYNVELAGGLQAQNGSSFKQAFFGLVSLIVIALLTAGTLSTIIISYVRRSLNALRQTLISVSENLDLTLRADTSKNDEIGQTSSAFNHLIERFSTVLSDVRSASESVSTAAGEIAAANEDLSARTEEQASSLAQTAASMHEISSTIESNVENTAQTNRLSQQAGNVVEHGNESVQRMMHAMEEIASGSEKVADITNLIEGIAFQTNILALNAAVEAARAGEHGRGFAVVASEVRNLSQRSSSAAKEIKTLIDSAITAVQRGTVQADDVREAIGNVKNVIQSVSGLVNEVSLASEEQSRGISQINIAINQMESVTQQNAAMVEQASSAADSLNDQAIRLRQSVEIFKLANTSHHGSNQPMEGMRSLRLGHR; translated from the coding sequence ATGACTATCGTGAAAAAATTAGCCATTGCTATCAGCATCTTCACTCTTGCACTGATTAGCGTGGGTGGTCTTGGCTTACAATTATTGAGCCAATCAAAAGATCGTCTGGACTATGTGATGGTCAACACATTACCCAGCCTCGATAATCTGGTAAGAGCGAACAATGCATTAAGCAATGCTCTTAACGATCTTTCACTGATGTTTCTGACCCGTGATGAACAACAACGTAATACATTAAAAAGAACGCTTGAAAATAATCTGGCCAACGTAGAAAAGCTCAGCACGGCATACCGTGATGGCCTGGTTTCTGACAAGCAAGACTTGCAGATGTCAAACGATAACCTGAAATATTTAAATGACTTTCGCGCAGCCAAAGATAAATTGCTCCAGCAGGCACAAACTGATAATCAGGCCGTTGAAAAAGCGTTTTCTGACAGTGGATACCTGAATCAGGCCCAGGCTAAGTTGGTTAAAGGATTTCAGGAGCAGTACAACTACAATGTCGAGCTGGCCGGTGGGCTTCAGGCTCAAAACGGCAGCAGCTTTAAGCAAGCATTCTTCGGCCTGGTTAGCCTTATCGTGATTGCGCTACTTACCGCAGGCACACTGTCTACGATCATTATCAGTTATGTACGCCGCAGCCTGAATGCACTGCGCCAGACGCTTATTTCTGTCAGCGAGAATTTGGATTTAACGCTGCGTGCCGATACCAGTAAAAACGATGAGATAGGTCAAACCTCAAGCGCGTTTAATCACCTGATTGAACGATTCTCGACGGTGCTCTCCGATGTCCGTTCCGCAAGTGAGAGTGTCTCTACAGCAGCAGGAGAAATTGCCGCAGCCAATGAGGATCTCTCCGCCCGTACCGAAGAGCAGGCCTCATCACTGGCACAAACGGCAGCCAGTATGCACGAGATTTCATCCACCATAGAGAGCAATGTTGAGAACACGGCCCAGACTAACCGCCTGAGTCAGCAAGCAGGTAATGTCGTCGAACATGGCAACGAATCCGTACAACGCATGATGCATGCCATGGAGGAAATCGCGAGCGGCTCAGAAAAAGTGGCCGATATTACCAACCTGATTGAAGGCATTGCCTTTCAGACCAATATCCTGGCACTGAATGCGGCGGTTGAGGCCGCCAGAGCGGGTGAGCATGGCCGAGGGTTCGCCGTGGTTGCCAGCGAGGTGAGAAACTTGTCGCAACGTTCGTCCTCTGCGGCCAAAGAGATCAAAACACTGATTGATAGCGCTATCACCGCAGTACAACGCGGCACTGTACAAGCTGACGATGTACGCGAAGCTATCGGGAACGTAAAGAATGTCATCCAGAGTGTTTCAGGCTTAGTGAATGAGGTGTCGCTGGCATCAGAAGAGCAAAGTCGTGGTATCTCGCAAATTAATATCGCGATTAACCAAATGGAGTCCGTCACTCAGCAGAATGCTGCCATGGTCGAGCAAGCTTCCTCGGCGGCAGACTCGCTAAACGATCAGGCTATCCGGTTGCGCCAGTCTGTAGAAATTTTTAAACTGGCAAACACCAGCCATCATGGCTCTAACCAACCGATGGAAGGTATGCGTTCTCTGCGTTTAGGGCATCGCTGA
- the phoH gene encoding phosphate starvation-inducible protein PhoH: MGRQKAVIKARREAKRVIRRESRNHRQREEDSVTSLVQLGGIEAIGMARESRDASAIEARNLAQQYYLSAIENKSLIFASGEAGCGKTFLSAAKAAEALLHKEVDRIIVTRPVLQAEEDLGFLPGDIAEKFAPYFRPVYDVLQRRLGSSFLQYCLRPEIAKVEIAPFAYMRGRTFENAFVILDEAQNVTVNQMKMFLTRLGENVTVIVNGDITQCDLPAGVKSGLRDALERFSEDEMVGIVNFVTQDCVRSELCQRTLVAYS; encoded by the coding sequence ATGGGAAGACAAAAAGCAGTGATCAAAGCGCGTCGTGAAGCGAAACGGGTTATCAGGCGCGAGTCGCGTAATCATCGTCAGCGTGAAGAGGATTCGGTCACTTCTCTGGTGCAGCTAGGCGGAATCGAAGCCATCGGTATGGCTCGTGAAAGCCGTGATGCTTCTGCCATTGAAGCGCGTAATCTGGCCCAGCAGTACTACTTGTCTGCAATAGAAAATAAGTCATTAATCTTCGCCAGTGGTGAGGCCGGGTGTGGAAAAACATTTCTTAGTGCTGCTAAAGCAGCGGAAGCTTTGCTTCATAAAGAGGTCGACCGCATTATTGTGACCAGACCCGTGCTACAGGCAGAAGAAGATCTTGGGTTTCTGCCCGGTGATATCGCTGAAAAGTTCGCTCCTTATTTCCGTCCGGTTTACGATGTGCTCCAGCGCCGTCTGGGCTCATCGTTCTTACAGTATTGTTTGCGACCAGAAATCGCCAAGGTGGAGATTGCACCGTTTGCATATATGCGAGGTCGTACATTTGAGAATGCGTTTGTTATTCTCGATGAAGCGCAGAATGTAACCGTTAATCAAATGAAAATGTTCCTGACCCGTTTAGGTGAGAATGTCACTGTCATTGTTAATGGTGATATCACTCAATGTGATTTACCCGCGGGCGTAAAATCCGGCTTGCGTGATGCATTAGAGCGTTTTTCCGAAGATGAGATGGTGGGAATTGTTAACTTTGTTACGCAAGACTGTGTTCGCTCCGAACTTTGTCAGCGAACATTGGTGGCGTATTCCTGA